GCCGGCTTCGCCGGCCGCGTCGAGACCGACGAGGGCGGCCCCGGTATCGAGTTCCACGCCACCCGCGAGTACCGCCGCTCGGACCCCCTCTCGCGGATCGACTGGGGCCAGCTCGCCAAGACCGGCGAGCTGGCGACCGTCGAGTTCCGCGAGGAGCGGTCGGCGGTCGTCCAGCTCGTCGTCGACACGCGGCGGGCCGCCTATCGCGCGTCGGCGCCCGACGGCTACCACGCGGTCGAGCGCGGCGTCGACGCCGCCCACCGCGTGTTCGACGCGCTCATAGACGCCGGCGACCGCGTCGGCTTCGAGACGTTCGGCCGCGAGCGGGAGGGGTGTCGGCTCGCCCCCGGCGCGGGCGGCGACCACCGCGCCCTCGGCCGCGAACTGCTGAACGTCCACCCCGCGCTGTCGCCCGTCCCGCCCGCGCGGAAGCTCCACGAGCGCTACTCGCCCGACCGGCGCGCGACCCTCCGGCTGGAGCGGATCCGCCGGATCCACCGCCGGCTCGACTCCGACACGCAGATACTGCTCGTCTCGCCGTGTTGTGACGAGTACCCGCGACGAGTCGCCCGCCGGCTGGCCGCCTACGGCCGCGACGTGACCGTCGTGAGTCCCGACCCGACCGCCCGGGACACCGAGCCTCACGAGCGCGCCGCCGCCGAGCGCGACGAGCGGCTGTCGACGCTCCGGTCGGCCGGCGTCCGGGTCGTCGACTGGGAGGACGGCGAGCGCTTCGACGCCGCGCTCGCGCGGGCCAAACGGCGGTGGTCGGCGTGAGCGACGCCGCCGATCGGGCACCCGCCACCGACGGGCCCGTCGCCGCTCGCGGGGGCGATTCGGGAGCGGGCTCGGAGCCCGACGGGACGGACGACGGCGGAGTGAGACGTGACCGTTCGAGCGCGTCGCCCGGCGACCGGGGTGACGGGACGGCGAGTTCGGGGACCGCGACCGCGTCGGTCGATCGGTCGCCCGCGCGGACGAGCGCTCGGCTGGCGGTCGGGCTGGCGGCGGTCGCCGCGCTGTGGCTCCCGACGGCCGGTGGGCGCGCGCTGGGGATTCTCGGCACGGCTCTCGTCGCGGTCGGCGCCCTGCGAGGGCGTCGCCGGCGGGTCACCGCCGGCGCCGTCGTGCTCGTGGCCGGCGTCGCCGCCGCAGGACTGGCCGGCGCGCCGACGCTCGCGCTGGTCGGCGCGACGCTGTGTTCCCTGCTCGCGTGGGACGCCGGCCGCTACGGGATCACCGTCGGCGAGCAACTGGGTCGCGAGGCGTCGACCACCCGCCTCGAACTGGCGCACGTGGCTGCGACCGCGGCAGTCGGAACCGCCGCGGCCCTGCTCGGCAGCGCGTCCTACCTCGTCGTCGGAACCACCACCGACGGCGTCGCCGTCGTCCTCCTCCTCGTCGGTGTCGCCCTGGTGCTCTCCGCACTCCGGTGAGCGGTTCTGGGTTCGAGTACCGCCGTGGCTACGTAGGCTGCATCGCGACGTCCGGAACCGCGAGCGGGTCCGCTGGCCGGCGTCTCCGCGAGGGAGACGGTGAACGTCCTGGCCGCGCTCGCGTCGGTCTCACTCCCGGCCGTCGACGTCCGCGGACCACTCGCCGTCCTCGAAGGTGAGCGTCGTACCGAACAGCTCGTGCAGCCGGTCGATGGTCTCGTCGTCGTGGGCCTGCGGATCGAGGTGGTAGTGAGCGATGGCGTCGGTCGCCGTACACCGCTCGGCGACGACTTCGAGAAACTCGACCGCGCTCTCGACGTCGACGTACTGCAACAGCGTGGTGAGCGACTGAAAACAGACGACGACCGACTCGGCGGATCCGTCCCACTCGTCGAGGCAGTCGGCGACCCTGACCCCGAGGCGCGTCAGGTTGTGTGGCGACCCGACCCGTTCGACCGCCCGGTCGACGTCGGCCGGTTCGGTCGTCCGCTTCGAGCCGGCGTCGACGGCGACGATCCGCATCCGTGTCGGGTAGGCGCCTGCGATCCGCTGCCAGGCGTCGATGTGGTCGGCGGGAGACTGGGTGAACAGCACCGAGAGCGCGTGTACGTCGGTCGACCCGTCCGGCGTCAGCAGGTCCAGACAGGCCCGCGGCTCCGCGCTCGTGAACGACGGGCAGCAGACGAGCACGTTGTCCCCAGGTCCTATCGACGCTTGTGACTGTTCGATAACGGAACACATACGGGCGTGTTCGTTGCTACCCGGGTATCCGTCATAAATCTACGTGTCGGCGTCGAAGTACCGGCCTGGTCGACCATGTCTCGACGGCGAACGCGGCGGTCGGGCGGGGTGGGAGCTACGAACCGCGGACGAGCGGTTCGTACCACTCGCGGTTCGCCCGATACCACTCGACGAACGCTTCGACACCCTCACGGATGGTGTAGGTCGGCTCGTAGCCGATCAGCTCGTCGGCCTTGGACACGTCGGCGTGGCTGTGGTCGGCGTCGACCTCGTAAGCGTCGGTGTACTCGACGTCCAGTTCGGGCGCCAGCTGGTCGCGGATCTCCGTCGCGAGCGTCTCGATGTCGATGTTGTCGGTGCTGCCGACGTTCATCACCTCGCCGTCGGCCGCGTCGGTGTCGAGCAGCGCGCGGTTGGCCGCGAGGACGTCCGCGACGTAAGTCATGTCGCGGGTCTGGGAGCCGTCACCGTAGATGACCGGCGGTTCGCCGTTCAGACAGCGCGAGACGAAGTTCGAGATGGCCATGTTGGGCCGCATCCGCGGGCCGTACACCGTGAAATAGCGCAGCGCGACCGCGGGGACGCCGTAGCGCTCGGCGTAGACCATCGCGTAGCGCTCGCCGGCCAGCTTCGACGCGCCGTACGGGCTGATCGGCGTCGTGAGGTGGTCCTCGTCGTAGGGGAGGTATCGGGGCTTGCCGTACACCGACGAGGAGCTGGCGAAGACGAGCCGTTCGATATCGTGGTCCCGGGCGGCGTCGAGGACGTTCAGCGTGCCGTCGACGTTGACCTCGTCGTACTTGCGGGGGCTGTAGTCGGTGCGGACGCCGGCCTGGGCGGCCTGATGGTAGACGTAGTCGGCGTCGGCGACGAGGTCGGCGACGAGGTCGGCGTCGCGCACGTCGCCCTCGACGAGGTCGTAGCCGCCGTCGCTCTCGGCTGCGGCCTCGCGGGCCGCCTCGACGTTGTGTTCCTTGATCCGCGTGTCGTAGTACGGGTCGAAGTTGTCGAGGACGGCCACGTCGTGGCCGTCACGGGCGAACGCTTCGGCGAGGTGACCGCCGATGAAGCCGGCGCCACCGGTGACGAGGACTCGCATTGTCGTATCGCTCACCCGGCGGGAGAAAAAGCCATCGTCACGCCGGCGGTGGTCCCTTTCACTCGGCGGTGGCGTCGGCCTGGTCGGCGTCGCCGTCGGTGTCGACGGCGCCGGCCGCTTCGAGCCGCTCCTCGGCGGACTCGCGGTCCTCGGGGTAGCCCACGTCGGTCCGCCAGCCGTCCATGCGGATGGCGTCGATGGTCCGACCGGAGTGGATCAGCAGGTCGATCGCGTCGGAGATCTCGTACTCGCCGCGATTCGACGGCTGGACGAGGTGACAGGCGTGGAGGATTTCGGGCGTGAACGTGTAGAATCCCGTCATCACGAGGTTCGACGGCGGGTCGTCTGGCTTCTCGACGACTTCGGTGATCTCGCCGTACTTGTTGGTGTCACAGACGCCGTATCGGGAGGCCTCCTCCCAGGGCACTTCCTCGACGAGGAACGCGGCGTCGGCCCGGGACTCGGCCTGGCGGTTGACCACGTCGTCGAGGTTGGCCTGGAAGATGTTGTCCCCGAGCATCAGCATGAAGTCGTCGTCGATGTGGTCCTCGACGGTGAGCAACGCGTGGGCCAGCCCCTTCTGTTCGCGCTGGTGGGCGTAGGTGATCGGCACGCCCGCGAACTCGTCCTCGTAGTACTCGATGATCGCCTGTTTCTTGTAGCCCACGACCACCAGCAACTCGTCGGCGCCCAGCTCGACCAGCTGCTCGAAACAGTGGGTGAGGATCGGCTTGCCCGCGACCTCGACCATTCCCTTCGGCTTGTCCTCGGTCAGCGGCCGCAGCCGCGTCCCCTCACCGGCGGCCAGCACGACGGCTTGCATACCATCGACTGGTTTGTCATCGCGTAAAAATCTTCCCCGAAGGTTCCCGTCGAAATACCACGCCAGGCCACGCCGGCCTCCGGCCGGTTCCGACCGCGTGGAGGGGGTGCTCCCCTCGCGACGCCGGCACGCAGCTCCCGGCGCCAGCCCCTTCGGTGTCGAGCGACAAACGGGGTCGATGGCTCACTCCGACGACCGGACGAGCTTCGAGCGCTCGCGGATCGGGTGGTGGCTGTTCGTCGCGCTGCTCGCCGCCGTCGCGGCGTATCTGGCCTGGCAGTTCGTCGGACTGCTCGTCCTCGGCGTCTTCGGCTACTACGCCACGCGCCCGATCAGCGACCGCGTCGGCGAGGTCGTCGGTCGGGACTGGCTCGCCGCGGGGGTCACCGTCCTCCTCGTGCTCGTGCCGGTGATCGCGCTCTCGCTGTACGCGGGCTTCCAGCTCCTCGTCGCACTCCAGGGGTTCCTGGCCGGGACCGTCGATCCGGTCGCGCTCCTGGGGCGGTACTTCGACCTCGGCGACGTCTCGCTGGCTGAAGGCCAATCGGTCCTGACCGCCCTCGAGAACCCCCGGGCGCTCGTCTCGAACCCTCGAGGGGCGGCCCTGACGGTGCTTCGAACGGGCCAGACCGTCGCCTCCGCGGCCGCGGGCACGCTGTTGTTGCTCGCGCTCTCGGTCACGCTCTCGTATTTCCTCCTCAAGTACGACGACGACATCGCCGACGCGCTCGAACAGCTGTTCGGCGGCCGCGACACCGTGGCCTACGCGTACGCGACGGCCGTCGACGCGGACCTGGAGTCGGTCTTCTTCGGCAACCTCCTGTTCGTCGCCGTCATGTCCGTCGTCGCGGGGCTGGCCTACCTCGGGACGAACCTCCTCGCTCCGGCGGGACTGGGGATCCCGATGGTGGCCGTCCTCGCCGCTCTGACGGGCGCGGCGAGCCTGATCCCGCTCGTGGTCGGGAAGGTCGTCTACGTCCCGGTGCTCGCGCTGCTGGCCGTCCAGGCCGTCAGGTCCAGCGGGGCGGCCCTCGCGTTCGTCGGCGCCACCGCCGTCGTCTACTTCCTCGCGCTCGATTTCCTCCCGCAGACGTTCCTCCAGCCGTACATCTCCGGGCGGCACCTCGACGGGATCGTGCTCGTGTTCGCCTACCTCCTCGGACCCGTCCTGTTCGGCTGGTACGGCTTCTTTCTCCTCCCCGTCGTCTTCGTCGCGATCCTGGAAGCCCTCCGGATCGTCCTCCCGGAACTGCTCCACGGCGAGCGACTCACCCTGGACGCCTCGCTGGGCGGATCGGTCGGCGCCGACCCCCAGTCCGCGGGCGACGTGCCCCCCGACCAGGACGCCGAGAACCGCTTCGGGGCGCGCGACTCACAGGCACAGTCCCCGGCCGAAGACGACGACGCCGGATCCTCCGGCTCCTCGCCGAGCAACTGAACGGGTCGCCCGACGGCCGAAACCGCACCCTTTATCTTTTAGGTCCGCCTAAATGCTCGCAATGGCCGCCGGCACACAGTCACGGGTCGCTGCCGAACCCGACGTGGAATCGCACGATCGCCCCGAGATATCCGTCTGCGAAGGCGCTCCCGGAACCGCCGTGTTCCTCGAATCGGGGAACACCGACGGGTGGATCGCCAGCGATACGACGCTCGCGGTGACTCGGTAAGATGACCGACGCCGACGGAGCGGACGACGCCGACGAGGGGGCACAGGACGAGGCGGAGCGAACGACCATCCGCACGGGCAGGGAATTCGAACAGGAGTACCGGCTCGACGCGAGCGAGGCCGGTACCTTCCTGATAGAGCTGGGCGAACAGCTCCGCGACGGCGACGAGCTGACGATCGCGACCGACGAGTGGGAGCTCCCGTTCGCGTTCGGCGAACCGGTCGAACTCGAACTCGACTTCGACGGCGTCGGTGAGCCGGAACTCGAGATCGAACTGGAGCTACCGGGGCGAACCGACGAGAAAGCGCCGGATATCGAGTAGCGGTTCTCCGCCGTCAGTCCATCGCGGCTTCGGTGACGAGGGTGTCGTCTTCGAGGTAGTGGTCGATGACGTGGGCGTGTTCTTCGAGGTCTTCGAGCTGTTCGCGGAGCATCTGCGCGGTGGCGTGGTCGCCGAGGCCGTCGGCGAGTTCGATGTGCTCGCGGTAGCTCTCGATGATGTCGCCGTACATCTCGAGGTCGTTCTCGAAGGACGTACGGATGTCGTAGACGTCCTCGTCCTCGGGTTCGACGGTCGCCGCCGCCGAGAGCGCGGGCATGCTCGCGTGCGGGACGCCCCCGATGGCCTGCAGCCGCTCGGCGAGCTCGTCGGCGGCCTCTTCGACGTCCTCGTAGGCCTCCTGCAGGAAGATGTGGATGTCCCGGAACTCCGCGCCCTCGACGTTCCAGTGGTGCTTGTGGAGCTGATGATACAGCACGTACGCGTCGGCGAGATCCGCGTTCAGCGCTTCGATAACCTGCTCGGCTTTCTCCTCGTCGAGCCGAACCGGGTTCTCGGCGACTGTCCCAGCTTCCTGTCGGACGGTCTTCTGGGTGCTCATTGCAGACAGTAGTTGGGGTCTGAATCACTTATAACTTTTCAGAACCCGAACACTTTTCGGACGACCTAAACCGAAGTGGACGACGAGAGGGGCCACGCGGAGTGGGAAAGCCGGGGTGTCGTGAGGGCAGGGCTGTCGGCTCGCCCTCAGCCGAGGCGTCGGACGGTGTCCTCGTCGGCGAAGACGTAGAGGCAGTCGTTGCTGTAGGAGCGGCCGAGCTGGTCGGCGTCCTCACAGCAGAGGACGCGGCCGTCTTCCATCACGTAGAGGTTGTCGACGTTGATGAGCGCGTCGTCGGCCACGTCGGCCGGGTCGGTGGCGTCCGGGCCGACGATGACCGGTTCGAGCGTCGTGACGTCGTAGTTCGAGTCGAGGGTCCCGCGGTAGACGACGCCCCCGTCGACGCGGTCGAGTCGGAGATCGCCAGTGTCGTCGGCCAGGTCGTCGTTGAACTCCGAGAGTGCGAAGTAGACGTAGTCGCCCGGCGTCGATTTGGGCGCGCTGTCGACGCCCTCGGCCTTGTTGAACTCGATGGAGGCGCCGACTTCCTTGGCCGCCGCGCGGGTCTCGAGAAACGGGACCTTCCGGAGGTCGTCGTCGACGTTGTTCGGGTCGCCCGCGGTCCACTGGTCGGCCCACGCGACGATCTCCTCGTCGGTGACGTAGTTCCGATTCCCGTTCTCGACGACCTCGCGGTCGGCCTGTTCCAGCACCTCGGCGGTGACCTCGTCGCCCTCGGTCCAGTCGGCGTGGGTCGCGAGGTAGTCGACCTGGGTCACGTCGTCGTACTCGGCGATCCACGACTCGACCTCGGCGTTGGTGGCGCTGCCGAGCGGCCACCACTCGATCTCCAGGTCCGTCTCCGCGGGCGAACCACCGTTCGCGGCGGCGTCGTTGGTTATCTTCGGCGCGTACAGCGTCCCCTCGATATCCATCGGGTCCGAGTAGCTCTGGATCGGCCGCTCGGCGACGAACTTGTAGATCCCCTTGCTGTCGCCGTCGGAGCACTCGTAGACGGTCTGCTTGTCCTGCTGGACGTCCGGCGCCTCCCAGGCGGCTCGGCCCATGACGTAGTACTTGACGGGCTGGGGCGTCTCCGCGGCCGGTTCGCGGACGTCGACGTGGTAGCCGTAGCGGTAGGGGTTGGGGTAACCGTCGCCGATCGGTTCGGTCGTGTTCGCCTGCTCGGCGCCGTCGGCGTAGGGCTCGGCGGCCTGGTCGACGCGGTCGGCCCCCAGGTAGTACGCCAGCAGTTCGACGCCGGTCATCGCCCAGTAGCCCTGGACGAACCACGAGTCGTCGCCGTAGTACTCGTCGATCGCCGCCTGGATCTCGCTCGGGTTCGGACGGTTCCAGAACTGACAGGCGCCGACGAGACCCGCTCCGGAGCCCGCGTCGACGATGTCACCGACCGTCGCCGTCAGGGAGACGCGCGGGTGAGCGTAGTTCTCCTCCGAGGAGAGCATCGTGCCCCACGGGCTCTTGTCGCCGTAGCAGTTGATGCGAGTGCCACCGATCTCGCGGAACGGTTCCGTGTTCGCGAGGTTGATGGCGTTCTCGAGGTCCGCGTGCCACTCGCCGCCGTCCTTGTGCAGCGGGATACGCGAGACGTTGCCCGGACTGTTCTCCCAGTTGGTGAACAGGTACCCCTCGGTGCACGCGCCGTTGGTGGCGACGAACTGGTTGCAGTCGGGGTTGTAGCCGGCGTCGCCGTATTGGGTCCCCGCGAAGTTCCGGGTCGTGAGGTCCCAGCCGTCCGGCGTTCGGGCGACCCCGAGTCGCTCGCTTCCCCCGTCGATCGGGTCCTGCTCCTGTGCGAGCAGCGTGTACTCGCCCTCCGCGCCGCGGACCCGTCCGCGCTCGTCCTCCGTCGCGGGCGCCGACAGCTCCGCGAAGTCCTCGTTCGTCCCGGAGAAGTCGAACTGGAAGCCGCTGAAGTAGCCGATGCCCGCCCGGCTGAACTCGCCGGGGTTGTCCCGACTCGGGTGCTGCAGGCTGTAGAGCAGTTCGCCGTCGTCGAAGACGTACGGGCCCGTGACCTCCGCCCCCAGAGCCGTCGAAGAGAAGCGCTTCAGGTCCCCCCGCACCGTCGGCGCCCCCGCTGTCTGTTCGTCGTCGGCAGTCTCGGCGCTCGCCACGCCGGAGACGCTCGCACCGAGCGCCGCCGCCGCGGACGAGGCCATCAGCGTCCGTCGATTGAGATCGACCATGCGATTGACCGGTTAGTCGATCAGTAAATGAAATCTTATAATAGATATACATCACTGTCCGAGCGGAACGGAGCGATAGGGAGCGCTATGTAGCGGGCGGCGGCTGGATGGCGCGGTCGCAGTCGGGCGACCGCCAGAAGTGCGGTCGGTCGAATCGGTCGGAAACGCGGTGACCCTCTCAGGCCGCGTCGGCCGCCGGTTCGACGTCGCGTTCGGTCGCCTCGGTCCGGATCTCCTCGGCCCGCCGCCGGACGGCGCCGACGTAGCGCTCTACCGTCGTCGGTTTCTTGCCGTAGAAGGAGGCGACCCAGTTGGTGTCGGTACCGGCCATCGTCAGGAAGTAGGCCGCCATCGTATCGCGGCCCGCCTGGACGACCTCCGGCGGGACGCCGCGGTGGCCGGTACCCGCCTCCTGGAAGCCGTTCGTGTCGAAGTACACGTCGGCGTACAGCGTCGCCTTCTCGGGGTCGGCGAACGTGATATCGGTGTGTTCGGGCGCCTCGAAGCGGTACTGCGGGTGCTCGGCGCCGTCGGGGACGAACTCGACGACGCGTACGTCGAGCGGGTAGTCTTCGTGGACGGTCGCCTCCGCGGTCGATGGGTCGGCGTCGTGGGCTACCATGGTGGAGTTCCGAGTCCGTCGGCGCCGGCGAGTGAGCGCTCCGGGCCTCGTGTAGGAGACGCATGCCGGCCGATCCGGTTGAACGTTGCTAAGAGGGGCCCGTCCCCGAACGTAGCGCTCGGTACGGCTATCGAGACTGGCCCGACCCTCTCCGTTCCCCCTCGCAGTGGCGAAGCCAATCGCCACTCGTCTAGACGACGGCGAACGACCAGTGCTGGACGACCGCGACCCATCCGTTCTCCGCGGCCACGAGCAGCCCACCGCCGAGGACCGCCAGCGCGCCGAAACCGACGCAGACACCCCAGAAGGCGACCCGGCGGACCAGCGCGACCAGCGCGCCGACGGTGACGTAGCCCACGACCGCACTCACGCCGAGCGCCAGCATCGCCTGCGGGACCGGGACCGTCGGGACGCCCTCGTCGACGACGACGAGCAGGCCCGCGCCGAGCGAGGCGGGGATCGACAGCAGGAAGGACAGTTGGAGCGCGCGTTCGCCCCCGTGGCCGCGCAACAGGAGCGCGCTCACGGTGGTCCCCGACCGCGAGACTCCCGGGAGGAGGGCCAGACCCTGGCAGATCCCGACGACCACCGCGTCGGCGGCGTCGGGCGTCGCGCGCTCGCCCAGCCCCCAGCGGTCTGCGGCCCGCTGGAGCAGTCCCGTGCCGACGAGCAGGGCGCCGACGGCGGCGACGAACGCGCCGCCCGCCAGTTCCGTGGCGGCCTCCGAGAGCACGGCGTAGAGAGAGAGCCCGACGACGCCGGAGACGAGCGACGCGACTCCGTAGAAGGTCAGGTCGGCGCGATCGGTGCCGAAGGCGTCGCGCGGCCGCCACTCGGGGACCGACCCGAGGAGCCCGACGGCCTCCTCGCGATAGAAGGCGAACCCCGCGGCGGCCGTCCCGGCGTGCAAAAAGAGTGCGAACTGCGTCGCGTCGAACGCCGACTCGCCGGTCGACAGCGCGACGACGAGCGCCACGCCGCCCTCGCTGGAGACCGGCAGCCACTCCAGGACGCCCTGGACCAGCCCGACCAGCAGCGCCAGCAGCGTCGCCCGCGGATCCATGGCGCCAGGCGCGTGCCTCGCAGGTAAAGCCGTTCGGGTATCGAACGAACCGCGCGTTCGTCGAAGAGGGCATCGAGATCCCCTCCTCAGCGCGTCGTGACGATGGAACGCGCCGACGGCGACGCGGAGACGCCCCCCGGCGCGCGTTTCGGCCGACGAATCGACCGAACTCGCGGACTGAACGAACGTCCCCGCGACGGCCGTAAGGCGACCTTTCAGACGAACGGACAGACGGGTGCTCCGATGGGTGAGGGGTGGGCTCGAACGACCGCAGCGGAAAGGTCCTGTTAGCGACACGGGCCGCCCCGTCGCCGGGAGTACCGTGACTCGACTCCTCGACAGGCCAGTCCTAGCGACGCGACGGGACGAGTACGGTCGCGTTTGTCCCGGAAACGGCTCTCCCCCTTTATCGTCACTGGAGAACCACGTTCGATCGGGATGAGACAGAAAGCCACAGCCGTACTGATAGCGACCGCTATCGCCGTATCGCTCCCGATGACGGTACTCGTCGTCGGCGGCGACACTGGCGCGAGCCCGACGACAGCGGAGTCGACATCGCCGGTCACCGTCGCGAACGCGCAGGTTGACGAGCTGACGCTCGACAACGCGACGATAGACAACGTCACGATCGCGCAACTGCGTATCGACCGGCTCACCGTGGAGAATCAGAGCGGTATCGACGACGTCAACCAGACGCTCGGTATCGAGAACGACGTGGTCGTGTTGCGGAACGTCTCCTTCGAGGAACTCTCGCTGGAGAACGCTTCGGCCGAGGGACTCGGGATCAGCGCTGCCGGGGTCATGACCAACAACCCCAACGCCACGCAGACCGGAGCGGTGTCCAACGCGACGATCGAGCGGATGAACGTCGACAACGTGACGATCGAACAGCTCGACGTCGACGAGCGTGAGGGCGGCGGTATCATCGGCGGGATCGTCGACTTCATCCGAGGGCTGTTCGGTGGCGACGGCGACGACGGGGCCAACGAGACCGCCACGTCCACCGACGGCGGCGAGGAGACCGCGACGGCCACGGACGACGGGACCGCGACGCCCACCGACGACGAGCCGACGCTCGACGACGGGGGCGAGGCGGACGACGGGAACACGTTCCTCGTGGTGGGGAACGTCTCCGTCGCCGACCTCAAGATCGAGGAGATGGACGTGGGGACGCTCGCGACCAGCGAAGCGCCCGCCACGGCGGCGCCGACGGACACGCCGGCCGGAACGGCGACCGCGACGGAGACGGCGACCGCGACGGAGACGGCGACCGAAACGCCGACCGAGATGCCCGACGACAGCGGGAACCTCACGATCGAAGTCGTCCAGAACGTCACGGTCGAGAGCGCGACCATCGAATCGATCGAGACCGAGCGGCTGTCGATCGAGACGGCGACCCCCGCTGGGACGCCGATCTTCACCCCGACCGAGAGCGAGCAGACGCCCTAGACCGAGCGGAGGAAGCGGTCGCATCGACCGCGAGACGAGCGACGGACCGGGACCCGACGGACGGATCGAGAGGGAGGTCGGTCGCCGCCCTCGGTCCGGACCGGTCTCGGCTGACGAGCGCCCGGTGACGCGCCGCCCCGTGTCGAAAGGGAATTACGCGCCCGTCGCCCACGCACTGCCATGACCGACGACGTCCTCGATCTGGCCCGGCGGGCCGTCGAGACGGGGCCGCTCTGTGACCCCTGTCTCGGCCGGCTCGTC
This DNA window, taken from Halosimplex litoreum, encodes the following:
- a CDS encoding DUF7519 family protein, yielding MSDAADRAPATDGPVAARGGDSGAGSEPDGTDDGGVRRDRSSASPGDRGDGTASSGTATASVDRSPARTSARLAVGLAAVAALWLPTAGGRALGILGTALVAVGALRGRRRRVTAGAVVLVAGVAAAGLAGAPTLALVGATLCSLLAWDAGRYGITVGEQLGREASTTRLELAHVAATAAVGTAAALLGSASYLVVGTTTDGVAVVLLLVGVALVLSALR
- a CDS encoding alkaline phosphatase PhoX, whose amino-acid sequence is MVDLNRRTLMASSAAAALGASVSGVASAETADDEQTAGAPTVRGDLKRFSSTALGAEVTGPYVFDDGELLYSLQHPSRDNPGEFSRAGIGYFSGFQFDFSGTNEDFAELSAPATEDERGRVRGAEGEYTLLAQEQDPIDGGSERLGVARTPDGWDLTTRNFAGTQYGDAGYNPDCNQFVATNGACTEGYLFTNWENSPGNVSRIPLHKDGGEWHADLENAINLANTEPFREIGGTRINCYGDKSPWGTMLSSEENYAHPRVSLTATVGDIVDAGSGAGLVGACQFWNRPNPSEIQAAIDEYYGDDSWFVQGYWAMTGVELLAYYLGADRVDQAAEPYADGAEQANTTEPIGDGYPNPYRYGYHVDVREPAAETPQPVKYYVMGRAAWEAPDVQQDKQTVYECSDGDSKGIYKFVAERPIQSYSDPMDIEGTLYAPKITNDAAANGGSPAETDLEIEWWPLGSATNAEVESWIAEYDDVTQVDYLATHADWTEGDEVTAEVLEQADREVVENGNRNYVTDEEIVAWADQWTAGDPNNVDDDLRKVPFLETRAAAKEVGASIEFNKAEGVDSAPKSTPGDYVYFALSEFNDDLADDTGDLRLDRVDGGVVYRGTLDSNYDVTTLEPVIVGPDATDPADVADDALINVDNLYVMEDGRVLCCEDADQLGRSYSNDCLYVFADEDTVRRLG
- the aglF gene encoding UTP--glucose-1-phosphate uridylyltransferase AglF; translated protein: MQAVVLAAGEGTRLRPLTEDKPKGMVEVAGKPILTHCFEQLVELGADELLVVVGYKKQAIIEYYEDEFAGVPITYAHQREQKGLAHALLTVEDHIDDDFMLMLGDNIFQANLDDVVNRQAESRADAAFLVEEVPWEEASRYGVCDTNKYGEITEVVEKPDDPPSNLVMTGFYTFTPEILHACHLVQPSNRGEYEISDAIDLLIHSGRTIDAIRMDGWRTDVGYPEDRESAEERLEAAGAVDTDGDADQADATAE
- a CDS encoding AI-2E family transporter, which translates into the protein MAHSDDRTSFERSRIGWWLFVALLAAVAAYLAWQFVGLLVLGVFGYYATRPISDRVGEVVGRDWLAAGVTVLLVLVPVIALSLYAGFQLLVALQGFLAGTVDPVALLGRYFDLGDVSLAEGQSVLTALENPRALVSNPRGAALTVLRTGQTVASAAAGTLLLLALSVTLSYFLLKYDDDIADALEQLFGGRDTVAYAYATAVDADLESVFFGNLLFVAVMSVVAGLAYLGTNLLAPAGLGIPMVAVLAALTGAASLIPLVVGKVVYVPVLALLAVQAVRSSGAALAFVGATAVVYFLALDFLPQTFLQPYISGRHLDGIVLVFAYLLGPVLFGWYGFFLLPVVFVAILEALRIVLPELLHGERLTLDASLGGSVGADPQSAGDVPPDQDAENRFGARDSQAQSPAEDDDAGSSGSSPSN
- a CDS encoding NAD-dependent epimerase/dehydratase family protein — translated: MRVLVTGGAGFIGGHLAEAFARDGHDVAVLDNFDPYYDTRIKEHNVEAAREAAAESDGGYDLVEGDVRDADLVADLVADADYVYHQAAQAGVRTDYSPRKYDEVNVDGTLNVLDAARDHDIERLVFASSSSVYGKPRYLPYDEDHLTTPISPYGASKLAGERYAMVYAERYGVPAVALRYFTVYGPRMRPNMAISNFVSRCLNGEPPVIYGDGSQTRDMTYVADVLAANRALLDTDAADGEVMNVGSTDNIDIETLATEIRDQLAPELDVEYTDAYEVDADHSHADVSKADELIGYEPTYTIREGVEAFVEWYRANREWYEPLVRGS
- a CDS encoding amphi-Trp domain-containing protein; the encoded protein is MTDADGADDADEGAQDEAERTTIRTGREFEQEYRLDASEAGTFLIELGEQLRDGDELTIATDEWELPFAFGEPVELELDFDGVGEPELEIELELPGRTDEKAPDIE
- a CDS encoding DUF7504 family protein — protein: MCSVIEQSQASIGPGDNVLVCCPSFTSAEPRACLDLLTPDGSTDVHALSVLFTQSPADHIDAWQRIAGAYPTRMRIVAVDAGSKRTTEPADVDRAVERVGSPHNLTRLGVRVADCLDEWDGSAESVVVCFQSLTTLLQYVDVESAVEFLEVVAERCTATDAIAHYHLDPQAHDDETIDRLHELFGTTLTFEDGEWSADVDGRE
- a CDS encoding undecaprenyl-diphosphate phosphatase, with the translated sequence MDPRATLLALLVGLVQGVLEWLPVSSEGGVALVVALSTGESAFDATQFALFLHAGTAAAGFAFYREEAVGLLGSVPEWRPRDAFGTDRADLTFYGVASLVSGVVGLSLYAVLSEAATELAGGAFVAAVGALLVGTGLLQRAADRWGLGERATPDAADAVVVGICQGLALLPGVSRSGTTVSALLLRGHGGERALQLSFLLSIPASLGAGLLVVVDEGVPTVPVPQAMLALGVSAVVGYVTVGALVALVRRVAFWGVCVGFGALAVLGGGLLVAAENGWVAVVQHWSFAVV
- the dpsA gene encoding DNA starvation/stationary phase protection protein DpsA produces the protein MSTQKTVRQEAGTVAENPVRLDEEKAEQVIEALNADLADAYVLYHQLHKHHWNVEGAEFRDIHIFLQEAYEDVEEAADELAERLQAIGGVPHASMPALSAAATVEPEDEDVYDIRTSFENDLEMYGDIIESYREHIELADGLGDHATAQMLREQLEDLEEHAHVIDHYLEDDTLVTEAAMD